From Streptomyces griseorubiginosus, one genomic window encodes:
- a CDS encoding NACHT domain-containing protein: MEPAVLGSKLASGLVSQLIKRLFRPDGPGAGLVDKPVRLSALVSFRGEKRTLGEKDVHRLAEHLVRQAVDSPGEPPFRGREQTAVADALARRLLALGDLDMDDVQAVRLGHRQLAEKLHHRAPPPDGLSTDACHFLDSATEWACLQILEFFTRRSTFVARTLVEQTRSQAELIAKVDELIARSPRPGTEDRGFERRYLPYVADRHNHITIYGIDLRDSPDRWPLEVAYLSLEATTAEESPLAQEDPGGALTVQLPAEEALLAHDRVLLRGDAGSGKTTLVQWLAVTAARDGSGVPYVLPLRTLIRAGALPAPADFLTAVSCPLTPPEGWTERVLTAGRGLILVDGLDEIPAADRHRTRDWLLSLIRAFPGNRWLLTSRPTAVRPDWLAAEGFGELTLAPMRRPDVATFVHRWHTAAEAPEYEAPLLDSLRTKRDLARLATNPLMCGLICALHRERRGYLPTGRKELYDAALTMLLARRDRERGLELDLAEETQLELLQRLAYALVLSGRTEMELETAEAIVDRCLPAIGLTGPAPAVLGDLLLRSGLLRQPADGVVDFVHRTFQDYLGARYAVEEGHLDVLVGRADDTQWEDVIRMAVAHARPRERASLLRQLLARDVPRLTLLALACLEHAPALDAAVRTEVEQRAAALIPPASKEDARALAEAGPLVLELLPGPEGLSNRQALGVTITASVLGTEEPEGALGVLRRFREHGDLEVRRQLAGTWSRFDTARYASEVLDHVARHGLYLTCESAEQRAALPGMQPWSGLAFKGEHPVEEILAAVRAPEEVTLLDLRDNSGLTDLGALLPFGSLRNLLLARCTQARGLDRLADLPLTELICGQIADLTGLASLRSLRRLTLEQELPGRSLTEVLPVDAHLTYLFLGRHATNQTGLRGLEHWTELVDLSLGPLTTELTAADWQAVAALPRLKQLHLHARLLRELPRSIDHMPELPAVKVLRVTGLLGTEDLSALALRLPALHSVALQNMPGHDFPLSRFSDRFPGTDVRLLQR, encoded by the coding sequence ATGGAGCCCGCGGTACTCGGCAGCAAGCTGGCGTCCGGGCTGGTCAGCCAGCTCATCAAGAGGCTCTTCCGCCCGGACGGCCCCGGCGCCGGCCTGGTCGACAAACCGGTCCGCCTCTCCGCCCTGGTCTCCTTCCGGGGCGAGAAGCGCACGCTGGGCGAGAAGGACGTCCACCGGCTCGCCGAACACCTGGTCCGGCAGGCGGTCGACTCCCCCGGCGAACCGCCGTTCCGCGGCAGGGAGCAGACCGCCGTCGCCGACGCCCTCGCCCGCCGCCTCCTCGCCCTCGGCGACCTGGACATGGACGACGTCCAGGCCGTCCGCCTCGGCCACCGCCAACTGGCCGAGAAGCTGCACCACCGGGCCCCGCCGCCCGACGGACTCTCCACCGACGCCTGCCACTTCCTCGACTCCGCGACGGAATGGGCCTGCCTCCAGATCCTGGAGTTCTTCACCCGCCGGTCCACCTTTGTCGCCCGCACCCTCGTGGAACAGACCCGCAGCCAGGCGGAACTCATCGCCAAGGTCGACGAGTTGATCGCCCGCAGCCCCCGCCCCGGCACCGAGGACCGCGGCTTCGAGCGCCGCTATCTGCCGTACGTCGCCGACCGCCACAACCACATCACCATCTACGGCATCGACCTGCGCGACTCCCCCGACCGCTGGCCCCTCGAAGTGGCCTACCTCAGCCTGGAGGCGACCACGGCGGAGGAGAGCCCCCTCGCTCAGGAGGACCCCGGAGGCGCACTGACCGTCCAACTCCCGGCCGAGGAAGCCCTGCTGGCCCACGACCGGGTCCTGCTGCGCGGCGACGCGGGCTCCGGCAAGACCACCCTGGTGCAGTGGCTGGCGGTCACCGCGGCCAGGGACGGCAGCGGAGTGCCGTACGTCCTCCCCCTGCGCACCCTGATCCGCGCGGGGGCCCTCCCCGCCCCCGCCGACTTCCTGACCGCCGTGAGCTGCCCCCTGACCCCGCCGGAGGGCTGGACGGAACGCGTCCTGACGGCGGGCCGCGGCCTGATCCTCGTGGACGGCCTGGACGAGATCCCCGCCGCCGACCGCCACCGCACCCGCGACTGGCTCCTGTCCCTCATCCGCGCCTTCCCCGGCAACCGCTGGCTCCTGACCTCCCGGCCCACCGCCGTCCGCCCCGACTGGCTGGCCGCCGAGGGCTTCGGCGAGCTCACCCTGGCCCCGATGCGCCGCCCGGACGTGGCGACCTTCGTCCACCGCTGGCACACCGCGGCCGAGGCCCCCGAGTACGAGGCCCCGCTGCTGGACTCCCTGCGCACCAAACGCGACCTGGCCCGCCTGGCCACCAACCCCCTGATGTGCGGCCTGATCTGCGCCCTGCACCGCGAGCGGCGGGGGTATCTCCCCACGGGCCGCAAGGAGTTGTACGACGCCGCCCTCACCATGCTGCTGGCGCGCCGCGACCGGGAGCGGGGCCTGGAGCTGGACCTGGCCGAGGAGACCCAGCTGGAGCTGCTCCAGCGCCTGGCCTACGCGCTGGTGCTGAGCGGCCGTACCGAGATGGAGCTGGAGACGGCCGAGGCGATCGTGGACCGCTGCCTCCCCGCGATCGGCCTGACCGGCCCGGCCCCCGCCGTCCTCGGCGACCTGCTCCTGCGCAGCGGCCTGCTCCGCCAACCCGCCGACGGAGTCGTGGACTTCGTGCACCGCACCTTCCAGGACTACCTGGGCGCGCGTTACGCGGTCGAGGAGGGCCACCTGGACGTCCTCGTCGGCCGCGCGGACGACACCCAGTGGGAGGACGTGATCAGGATGGCCGTGGCCCACGCCCGGCCCCGCGAACGGGCCTCTCTGCTACGGCAACTGCTCGCCAGGGACGTCCCCCGGCTGACGCTGCTGGCACTGGCCTGCCTGGAGCACGCGCCGGCGCTGGACGCGGCGGTGCGGACGGAGGTGGAGCAGCGGGCGGCAGCCCTGATCCCACCGGCCTCGAAGGAGGACGCGAGGGCGCTGGCGGAGGCGGGGCCCCTGGTGCTGGAGCTGCTTCCGGGACCGGAAGGGCTGTCGAACAGGCAGGCGCTGGGCGTCACGATCACCGCCTCGGTGCTGGGCACGGAGGAACCCGAGGGCGCCCTGGGGGTGCTGCGGCGCTTCCGTGAGCACGGCGACCTGGAGGTGCGCCGACAACTGGCGGGGACCTGGAGCCGTTTCGACACCGCGCGGTATGCGTCGGAGGTGCTGGACCATGTGGCCCGCCACGGCCTCTACCTCACCTGCGAGTCGGCCGAGCAGCGGGCGGCGCTGCCCGGGATGCAGCCCTGGAGCGGGCTGGCCTTCAAGGGCGAGCACCCGGTCGAGGAGATCCTTGCCGCGGTCCGGGCCCCGGAGGAGGTGACCCTGCTCGACCTGCGCGACAACTCCGGTCTCACCGATCTGGGCGCCCTGCTGCCCTTCGGCTCGCTGCGCAATCTGCTCCTGGCCCGGTGCACGCAGGCGCGGGGCCTGGACCGGCTCGCCGACCTCCCGCTCACGGAGCTGATCTGCGGCCAGATCGCCGACCTCACCGGCCTCGCGTCCCTGCGCTCACTGCGACGGCTCACCCTGGAACAGGAGCTCCCGGGCCGCAGCCTCACCGAGGTCCTGCCCGTGGACGCGCACCTGACCTACCTCTTCCTCGGCCGGCACGCCACCAATCAGACCGGGCTGCGCGGTCTGGAGCACTGGACCGAGCTCGTGGACCTCAGCCTCGGGCCGCTGACGACGGAGCTGACGGCTGCCGACTGGCAGGCGGTGGCCGCACTGCCCCGGCTCAAGCAACTCCATCTGCACGCACGGCTCCTGCGCGAACTCCCGCGCTCCATCGACCACATGCCGGAACTGCCGGCCGTCAAGGTGCTGCGCGTCACGGGGCTCCTCGGCACCGAGGACCTCTCGGCGCTGGCTCTCCGCCTGCCGGCACTGCACTCGGTGGCGCTCCAGAACATGCCGGGCCACGACTTCCCGCTGTCCCGCTTCTCCGACCGATTCCCGGGCACGGACGTCAGACTGCTCCAGCGATAG
- a CDS encoding ATP-dependent Clp protease ATP-binding subunit, with protein MFERFTDRARRVVVLAQEEARMLNHNYIGTEHILLGLIHEGEGVAAKALESLGISLEAVRQQVEEIIGQGQQAPSGHIPFTPRAKKVLELSLREALQLGHNYIGTEHILLGLIREGEGVAAQVLVKLGADLNRVRQQVIQLLSGYQGKETATAGGPAEGTPSTSLVLDQFGRNLTQAARESKLDPVIGREKEIERVMQVLSRRTKNNPVLIGEPGVGKTAVVEGLAQAIVKGEVPETLKDKHLYTLDLGALVAGSRYRGDFEERLKKVLKEIRTRGDIILFIDELHTLVGAGAAEGAIDAASILKPMLARGELQTIGATTLDEYRKHLEKDAALERRFQPIQVAEPSLPHTIEILKGLRDRYEAHHRVSITDEALVQAATLADRYISDRFLPDKAIDLIDEAGSRMRIRRMTAPPDLREFDEKIAGVRRDKESAIDSQDFEKAASLRDKEKQLLAAKAKREKEWKAGDMDVVAEVDGELIAEVLATATGIPVFKLTEEESSRLLRMEDELHKRVIGQVDAVKALSKAIRRTRAGLKDPKRPGGSFIFAGPSGVGKTELSKALAEFLFGDEDALISLDMSEFSEKHTVSRLFGSPPGYVGYEEGGQLTEKVRRKPFSVVLFDEVEKAHPDIFNSLLQILEDGRLTDSQGRVVDFKNTVIIMTTNLGTRDISKGFNLGFAASGDKKTNYERMKNKVSDELKQHFRPEFLNRVDDVVVFPQLTQDDILKIVDLMVGKVDERLKDRDMGIELSQSAKELLSKKGYDPVLGARPLRRTIQREVEDTLSEKILFGELRPGHIVVVDTEGEGETQTFTFRGEEKSALPDVPPIEQAAGGAGPNLSKEA; from the coding sequence ATGTTCGAGAGGTTCACCGACCGCGCGCGGCGGGTTGTCGTCCTGGCTCAGGAAGAAGCCCGGATGCTCAACCACAACTACATCGGCACCGAGCACATCCTCCTGGGCCTGATCCACGAGGGTGAGGGTGTCGCCGCCAAGGCCCTTGAGAGCCTCGGGATTTCGCTCGAGGCGGTCCGCCAGCAGGTGGAGGAGATCATCGGCCAGGGCCAGCAGGCCCCGTCCGGGCACATCCCCTTCACCCCCCGTGCCAAGAAGGTCCTGGAGCTGTCGCTCCGCGAGGCCCTTCAGCTGGGCCACAACTACATCGGCACGGAGCACATCCTGCTCGGCCTGATCCGCGAGGGCGAGGGCGTCGCCGCCCAGGTCCTCGTCAAGCTGGGCGCTGATCTCAACCGGGTGCGGCAGCAGGTCATCCAGCTGCTCTCCGGCTACCAGGGCAAGGAGACCGCCACAGCCGGCGGGCCTGCCGAGGGCACCCCCTCGACGTCCCTGGTCCTCGACCAGTTCGGCCGGAACCTCACCCAGGCCGCTCGTGAGTCCAAGCTCGACCCGGTCATCGGGCGCGAGAAGGAGATCGAGCGGGTCATGCAGGTGCTGTCCCGCCGTACCAAGAACAACCCGGTCCTGATCGGTGAGCCCGGCGTCGGCAAGACCGCCGTCGTCGAGGGCCTCGCCCAGGCCATCGTCAAGGGCGAGGTGCCCGAGACCCTCAAGGACAAGCACCTCTACACCCTGGACCTCGGCGCGCTGGTCGCCGGCTCCCGCTACCGCGGTGACTTCGAGGAGCGCCTGAAGAAGGTCCTCAAGGAGATCCGCACCCGCGGCGACATCATCCTGTTCATCGACGAGCTGCACACGCTGGTCGGTGCGGGTGCCGCCGAGGGCGCCATCGACGCCGCTTCGATCCTGAAGCCGATGCTGGCCCGTGGTGAGCTCCAGACCATCGGTGCCACCACGCTGGACGAGTACCGCAAGCACCTGGAGAAGGACGCGGCCCTCGAGCGCCGCTTCCAGCCCATCCAGGTCGCCGAGCCCTCGCTCCCGCACACGATCGAGATCCTCAAGGGTCTCCGTGACCGGTACGAGGCCCACCACCGGGTCTCCATCACCGACGAGGCCCTCGTCCAGGCCGCGACCCTGGCCGACCGGTACATCTCGGACCGCTTCCTGCCGGACAAGGCGATCGACCTGATCGACGAGGCCGGTTCCCGGATGCGCATCCGCCGGATGACCGCGCCGCCGGACCTCCGCGAGTTCGACGAGAAGATCGCCGGTGTCCGCCGGGACAAGGAGTCCGCGATCGACTCGCAGGACTTCGAGAAGGCCGCCTCTCTCCGCGACAAGGAGAAGCAGCTCCTGGCCGCCAAGGCCAAGCGCGAGAAGGAGTGGAAGGCCGGCGACATGGACGTCGTCGCCGAGGTCGACGGCGAGCTGATCGCCGAGGTCCTCGCGACCGCCACCGGCATCCCGGTCTTCAAGCTGACCGAGGAGGAGTCCTCGCGTCTGCTGCGCATGGAGGACGAGCTCCACAAGCGGGTCATCGGCCAGGTCGACGCCGTCAAGGCGCTGTCGAAGGCGATCCGTCGTACGCGTGCGGGGCTCAAGGACCCGAAGCGTCCCGGTGGTTCGTTCATCTTCGCCGGCCCGTCCGGTGTCGGTAAGACCGAGCTGTCCAAGGCGCTCGCCGAGTTCCTCTTCGGTGACGAGGACGCGCTGATCTCCCTCGACATGTCGGAGTTCAGCGAGAAGCACACGGTCTCGCGGCTCTTCGGTTCGCCCCCCGGCTACGTGGGCTACGAAGAGGGCGGCCAGCTGACCGAGAAGGTGCGGCGCAAGCCGTTCTCGGTGGTCCTCTTCGACGAGGTCGAGAAGGCCCACCCGGACATCTTCAACTCGCTGCTGCAGATCCTGGAGGACGGTCGCCTGACCGACTCCCAGGGCCGGGTCGTGGACTTCAAGAACACGGTCATCATCATGACGACCAACCTCGGCACCCGGGACATCTCCAAGGGCTTCAACCTGGGCTTCGCGGCCTCGGGCGACAAGAAGACCAACTACGAGCGCATGAAGAACAAGGTCTCGGACGAGCTCAAGCAGCACTTCCGGCCCGAGTTCCTCAACCGTGTCGACGACGTGGTCGTCTTCCCGCAGCTGACCCAGGACGACATCCTCAAGATCGTCGACCTGATGGTGGGCAAGGTCGACGAGCGCCTGAAGGACCGGGACATGGGCATCGAGCTCTCCCAGTCCGCCAAGGAGCTGCTGTCCAAGAAGGGTTACGACCCCGTCCTGGGCGCGCGGCCGCTGCGTCGCACGATCCAGCGCGAGGTCGAGGACACGCTCTCGGAGAAGATCCTCTTCGGCGAGCTGCGTCCCGGTCACATCGTGGTCGTGGACACGGAGGGCGAGGGCGAGACCCAGACCTTCACCTTCCGCGGCGAGGAGAAGTCGGCGCTGCCCGACGTCCCGCCGATCGAGCAGGCGGCCGGCGGTGCCGGTCCGAACCTGAGCAAGGAGGCGTAG
- a CDS encoding SCO3374 family protein, with protein MVGHLPLTSDLTTVPLPRRPPDATASDDDPVRRWYENELGWPTVPGDSPGSLVRLRVGLRFDVLDIPAVAGHAALRHLTAGSPVAVRGDRMLLLVAAGSADELPGILEWLDWGTLPLDLHALGPDDSMEAPPPPETTPAGLGGGHDGWAETTRDDHRPDPRIPTDARRDRAPGQDDSGERSPTSRPGGSGGRLPMGRPGGAEERSAGAGPGWVTAAGLPGGATGAGVRPLVLGRPGALQGAAVWLRPPEPGCEVEASLPTMSALGRAGSAPDLVRVVDTVATQCHQLRLRARP; from the coding sequence ATGGTCGGCCACCTCCCGCTCACCTCGGACCTCACCACGGTCCCACTTCCCCGACGGCCGCCCGACGCGACCGCCTCCGACGACGATCCGGTACGCCGCTGGTACGAGAACGAACTGGGCTGGCCGACGGTGCCCGGGGATTCCCCGGGTTCTCTTGTACGGCTGAGGGTGGGCCTGCGTTTCGATGTGCTGGACATCCCGGCCGTCGCGGGTCACGCGGCCCTGCGCCATCTGACGGCCGGCTCCCCGGTGGCCGTACGGGGCGACCGGATGCTGCTGCTGGTCGCGGCGGGCAGCGCGGACGAACTGCCCGGAATCCTGGAGTGGCTGGACTGGGGCACCCTCCCCCTCGACCTGCACGCACTGGGCCCGGACGACTCCATGGAGGCACCACCCCCACCGGAGACGACCCCGGCCGGGCTCGGCGGAGGGCATGACGGCTGGGCGGAGACGACCCGGGACGACCACCGACCGGACCCCCGCATCCCTACGGACGCGCGGCGGGACCGGGCACCGGGTCAGGACGATTCCGGCGAGCGGTCACCGACGTCGAGGCCGGGCGGATCCGGCGGACGGTTGCCGATGGGGAGGCCCGGCGGGGCCGAAGAGCGGTCGGCAGGGGCCGGGCCGGGTTGGGTCACGGCTGCGGGGCTTCCCGGTGGGGCCACCGGCGCCGGGGTGCGGCCTCTCGTCCTGGGCCGCCCGGGCGCCCTGCAGGGGGCCGCCGTATGGCTGCGGCCCCCCGAGCCGGGGTGCGAGGTCGAGGCCTCGCTGCCGACGATGTCGGCGCTGGGGCGCGCGGGAAGCGCCCCCGATCTCGTACGCGTCGTGGACACGGTGGCGACGCAGTGCCACCAGCTGCGGCTGCGCGCGCGGCCGTAA
- a CDS encoding histone-like nucleoid-structuring protein Lsr2, whose product MAQKVQVLLVDDIDGGEADETVTFALDGKTYEIDLTTANADKLRGLLDPYVKGGRRTGGRASGGRGKARAASGGSQDTAQIRAWAKENGYEVNDRGRVPASIREAYEKANA is encoded by the coding sequence GTGGCACAGAAGGTTCAGGTCCTTCTTGTCGACGACATCGACGGCGGCGAGGCGGACGAGACCGTCACGTTCGCGTTGGACGGCAAGACGTACGAGATCGATCTCACGACCGCCAATGCGGACAAGCTCCGTGGCCTTCTCGACCCCTACGTGAAGGGTGGTCGTCGTACCGGAGGCCGTGCTTCGGGTGGGCGTGGAAAGGCGCGAGCCGCTTCCGGTGGCAGCCAGGACACCGCTCAGATCCGTGCCTGGGCAAAGGAGAACGGTTACGAGGTCAATGACCGCGGCCGTGTTCCGGCGAGCATTCGCGAGGCTTACGAGAAGGCCAACGCCTGA
- a CDS encoding amino-acid N-acetyltransferase: MSAKSPSAENPEVTAKAITVRRARTSDVAGIRRLLDSYVRDRILLDKATVTLYEDIQEFWVAERDDNAELVGFGALHVMWEDLAEVRTLAVKPGLKGAGVGHQLLEKLLQTARWLGVRRVFCLTFEVDFFGKHGFVEIGETPVDTDVYAELLRSYDEGVAEFLGLERVKPNTLGNSRMLLHL; this comes from the coding sequence ATGTCCGCGAAGAGTCCCTCCGCCGAGAACCCCGAAGTCACCGCAAAAGCCATCACCGTCCGCCGGGCCCGCACCAGCGATGTCGCCGGCATCCGTCGACTCCTTGACTCCTACGTCCGCGACCGCATCCTGCTCGACAAAGCGACCGTGACGCTTTACGAGGACATCCAGGAGTTCTGGGTCGCCGAGCGCGACGACAACGCCGAGCTGGTCGGCTTCGGTGCCCTGCACGTGATGTGGGAAGACCTCGCGGAAGTGCGCACTCTCGCGGTGAAGCCGGGCCTGAAGGGCGCCGGGGTCGGGCATCAGTTGCTGGAGAAGTTGTTGCAGACGGCCCGCTGGCTCGGCGTTCGTCGCGTTTTCTGTCTCACCTTCGAAGTGGACTTCTTCGGCAAGCACGGCTTCGTCGAGATCGGTGAGACACCCGTTGACACCGATGTCTACGCGGAGCTACTGCGTTCCTATGACGAAGGCGTGGCGGAGTTCCTCGGTCTCGAACGAGTGAAACCCAACACCTTGGGCAACAGTCGGATGCTTCTGCATCTGTGA
- a CDS encoding BlaI/MecI/CopY family transcriptional regulator gives MGELEDAVMTRVWKWNRPVTVREVLEDLQQERSIAYTTVMTVLDNLHQKGWVRREAEGRAYRYEAVSTRAAYAAALMNDAWSQSDNPAAALVAFFGMMSEEQRQALQDAVRIVGGPTVENPDSATRDGGR, from the coding sequence TTGGGAGAACTCGAAGACGCGGTCATGACGCGGGTGTGGAAGTGGAACCGCCCGGTCACCGTTCGGGAAGTCCTGGAAGACCTTCAGCAGGAACGGTCCATCGCCTACACCACCGTGATGACCGTTTTGGACAATCTCCATCAGAAGGGCTGGGTGCGCCGTGAGGCGGAAGGCCGGGCCTATCGATATGAGGCGGTCTCCACACGGGCCGCCTACGCCGCCGCACTGATGAACGACGCCTGGTCCCAGAGCGACAACCCCGCCGCCGCTCTCGTCGCCTTCTTCGGCATGATGAGCGAGGAACAGCGACAGGCACTCCAGGACGCCGTACGGATCGTCGGGGGACCGACCGTGGAGAACCCCGACTCGGCAACGCGGGACGGCGGGCGATAG
- a CDS encoding type III pantothenate kinase yields MLLTIDVGNTHTVLGLFDGEDIVEHWRISTDARRTADELAVLLQGLMGMHPLLGDELGDGIDGIAICATVPSVLHELREVTRRYYGDVPAVLVEPGVKTGVPVLTDNPKEVGADRIINAVAAVELFGGPAIVVDFGTATTFDAVSARGEYVGGVIAPGIEISVEALGVRGAQLRKIEVARPRSVIGKNTVEAMQSGIVYGFAGQVDGVVSRMARELADDPEEVTVIATGGLAPMVLGESSVIDEHEPWLTLVGLRLVYERNVSRM; encoded by the coding sequence ATCGTCGAGCACTGGCGGATCTCCACGGACGCGCGCCGGACCGCCGACGAGCTGGCCGTCCTGCTCCAGGGCCTCATGGGCATGCACCCGCTCCTCGGGGACGAACTGGGCGACGGCATCGACGGGATCGCGATCTGCGCGACCGTGCCGTCGGTGCTGCACGAGCTGCGCGAGGTGACGCGCCGCTACTACGGCGACGTGCCGGCCGTACTGGTCGAGCCCGGGGTGAAGACGGGGGTGCCGGTCCTCACCGACAACCCCAAGGAGGTCGGCGCCGACCGGATCATCAACGCGGTGGCCGCCGTCGAGCTGTTCGGCGGACCGGCCATCGTCGTGGACTTCGGTACGGCCACCACCTTCGACGCGGTGTCCGCGCGCGGGGAGTACGTCGGCGGGGTCATCGCGCCCGGCATCGAGATCTCCGTGGAGGCGCTCGGGGTCCGCGGTGCGCAGCTGCGGAAGATCGAGGTGGCCCGGCCGCGGAGCGTGATCGGGAAGAACACCGTCGAGGCGATGCAGTCCGGGATCGTGTACGGGTTCGCCGGGCAGGTCGACGGAGTCGTGAGCCGGATGGCCCGGGAGCTAGCGGACGATCCCGAAGAGGTGACGGTGATCGCGACGGGCGGGCTGGCGCCGATGGTGCTGGGCGAGTCCTCGGTGATCGACGAGCACGAGCCGTGGCTGACGCTGGTCGGGCTGCGGCTGGTGTACGAGCGCAACGTCTCGCGGATGTGA